In one Hemitrygon akajei chromosome 3, sHemAka1.3, whole genome shotgun sequence genomic region, the following are encoded:
- the l3hypdh gene encoding trans-L-3-hydroxyproline dehydratase isoform X1: MALGRPPTCRDGAISVLDMHTGGEPLRIVTGGFPPVLGHDILSKRRYVRDQLDGLRRFLLFEPRGHRDMYGALLVGSEEPDAHLGVLFMHNQGYSTMCGHAVLALGRYALDYGLIAEPSSPETQVNIHCPCGLVRAYVQYDQGKSGRVRFHSVPAFVFATDIPIDLPGHGKIVVDVAYGGAFYAFVSADCFGLDVCSSRTRDLVDAAVTVTNAVKAQVKLHHPDSEDLAFLYGTIITDGKDALSEEPTANICVFADAQVDRSPCGSGVTARVALQYHKGFVLLNQTRTFQSGPTGSLFTGKAVEETKCGDFKAVTVEIAGQAHYTGTANFYVEDDDVLKDGFLLR, from the exons ATGGCGCTCGGCCGGCCGCCGACGTGTAGGGATGGCGCGATCTCGGTGCTCGACATGCACACGGGCGGCGAGCCACTGCGTATCGTCACCGGGGGCTTCCCGCCCGTCCTCGGCCACGACATCCTGAGCAAACGGCGCTACGTGCGCGACCAGCTGGACGGGCTGAGGCGGTTCTTGCTCTTCGAGCCCCGGGGCCACCGTGACATGTACGGCGCGCTGCTAGTTGGCTCGGAGGAGCCCGACGCCCACCTCGGCGTCCTCTTCATGCACAACCAGGGCTACAGCACCATGTGCGGGCACGCCGTCCTGGCTCTCGGCCGCTACGCCCTGGATTACGGCTTGATCGCCGAACCCAGCTCCCCTGAAACACAAGTCAACATCCACTGTCCGTGCGGCCTCGTCCGAGCTTACGTTCAGTACGACCAGGGCAAGAGCGGACGTGTCCGCTTCCACAGCGTCCCGGCCTTCGTCTTCGCCACAG ATATTCCTATTGATCTACCTGGACATGGCAAGATTGTGGTGGATGTTGCATATGGAGGTGCTTTTTATGCATTCGTGAGTGCAGATTGTTTTGGTTTGGATGTTTGTTCCTCCAGGACACGAGACCTTGTAGATGCAGCAGTAACTGTAACTAATGCTGTGAAAGCACAG GTCAAGCTGCACCACCCTGATAGTGAGGATCTTGCCTTCCTCTATGGCACTATAATAACTGATGGCAAAGATGCATTGTCTGAAGAACCAACGGCAAATATCTGTGTTTTTGCAGATGCTCAG GTCGACAGAAGTCCTTGTGGCTCAGGTGTGACTGCTCGTGTTGCATTGCAGTATCATAAAGGATTTGTTCTACTGAATCAGACTAGGACATTTCAAAGTGGTCCAACAGGCTCATTATTCACAGGAAAAGCTGTTGAG GAAACAAAATGTGGCGATTTCAAAGCTGTTACAGTGGAAATAGCAGGACAAGCACATTACACAGGAACAGCAAACTTCTATGTCGAAGATGATGACGTTCTCAAAGATGGGTTTCTTCTTCGATGA
- the l3hypdh gene encoding trans-L-3-hydroxyproline dehydratase isoform X2: protein MALGRPPTCRDGAISVLDMHTGGEPLRIVTGGFPPVLGHDILSKRRYVRDQLDGLRRFLLFEPRGHRDMYGALLVGSEEPDAHLGVLFMHNQGYSTMCGHAVLALGRYALDYGLIAEPSSPETQVNIHCPCGLVRAYVQYDQGKSGRVRFHSVPAFVFATGRGRMVAVKLHHPDSEDLAFLYGTIITDGKDALSEEPTANICVFADAQVDRSPCGSGVTARVALQYHKGFVLLNQTRTFQSGPTGSLFTGKAVEETKCGDFKAVTVEIAGQAHYTGTANFYVEDDDVLKDGFLLR, encoded by the exons ATGGCGCTCGGCCGGCCGCCGACGTGTAGGGATGGCGCGATCTCGGTGCTCGACATGCACACGGGCGGCGAGCCACTGCGTATCGTCACCGGGGGCTTCCCGCCCGTCCTCGGCCACGACATCCTGAGCAAACGGCGCTACGTGCGCGACCAGCTGGACGGGCTGAGGCGGTTCTTGCTCTTCGAGCCCCGGGGCCACCGTGACATGTACGGCGCGCTGCTAGTTGGCTCGGAGGAGCCCGACGCCCACCTCGGCGTCCTCTTCATGCACAACCAGGGCTACAGCACCATGTGCGGGCACGCCGTCCTGGCTCTCGGCCGCTACGCCCTGGATTACGGCTTGATCGCCGAACCCAGCTCCCCTGAAACACAAGTCAACATCCACTGTCCGTGCGGCCTCGTCCGAGCTTACGTTCAGTACGACCAGGGCAAGAGCGGACGTGTCCGCTTCCACAGCGTCCCGGCCTTCGTCTTCGCCACAGGTAGAGGCCGAATGGTTGCT GTCAAGCTGCACCACCCTGATAGTGAGGATCTTGCCTTCCTCTATGGCACTATAATAACTGATGGCAAAGATGCATTGTCTGAAGAACCAACGGCAAATATCTGTGTTTTTGCAGATGCTCAG GTCGACAGAAGTCCTTGTGGCTCAGGTGTGACTGCTCGTGTTGCATTGCAGTATCATAAAGGATTTGTTCTACTGAATCAGACTAGGACATTTCAAAGTGGTCCAACAGGCTCATTATTCACAGGAAAAGCTGTTGAG GAAACAAAATGTGGCGATTTCAAAGCTGTTACAGTGGAAATAGCAGGACAAGCACATTACACAGGAACAGCAAACTTCTATGTCGAAGATGATGACGTTCTCAAAGATGGGTTTCTTCTTCGATGA
- the jkamp gene encoding JNK1/MAPK8-associated membrane protein isoform X1 — protein MGVCFRFGTAAGFGCRFVSESSSLLGFTMDVDLICPGLYCGKQIKEIANDSQPQYGDCGVCPRGERSDDLKICRKCEASPELYDWLYLGFMAVLPLVLHWFFIEWYSGKKSSSALFQHVTALLECAVAAIVTLLVNDPIGELKIRSCPVKVLSDWYTMLYNPSPDYITTLHCTQEAVFPLYTIVFIYYAFCLVFMMLLRPLLVKKIACGLGKSDRFKSIYAALYFFPILTVLQAVGGGLLYYAFPYIILVLSLVTLAVYMSASEIQTYKDLITKKKRMVVLFSHWILHAYGIISISRLDKLDQDLPLLALVPTPTLFYLLTAKYTEPSRILSEGGNGH, from the exons ATGGGAGTCTGTTTCCGGTTCGGAACCGCGGCCGGGTTCGGGTGTCGTTTTGTTTCGGAGTCGAGCAGTTTGCTGGGCTTCACTATGG ATGTTGATTTGATATGCCCTGGATTATATTGTGGAAAGCAAATAAAAGAAATTGCTAATGACAGTCAACCGCAATATGGAGATTGTGGG GTATGCCCAAGAGGAGAAAGATCAGATGATCTGAAAATTTGTCGTAAATGTGAAGCATCACCAGAGTTGTATGACTGGCTGTATCTTGGTTTCATGGCAGTTCTGCCTTTGGTTTTGCACTGGTTCTTTATTGAATGGTACTCAGGCAAAAAAAG TTCCAGTGCTCTTTTTCAGCATGTGACTGCATTACTAGAATGTGCTGTTGCAGCCATTGTCACATTGTTAGTGAATGATCCAATAGGAGAGCTGAAAATTCGGTCCTGCCCTGTGAAGGTGCTATCAGATTGGTATACAATGCTTTATAATCCCAGTCCAGATTATATTACTACACTGCATTGTACACAGGAAGCTGTATTTCCCTT ATACACTATTGTCTTTATATACTATGCCTTTTGTCTCGTTTTCATGATGCTGCTTCGTCCACTGCTGGTAAAAAAGATTGCATGTGGTCTTGGAAAATCAGACCGATTTAAAAGTATTTATGCAGCGCTTTACTTTTTCCCAATTCTTACAGTACTTCAGGCAGTTGGTGGAGGCCTGCTTT ATTATGCTTTTCCATATATAATTCTAGTCTTGTCCTTGGTAACTTTGGCAGTATATATGTCTGCTTCAGAAATACAG ACTTACAAGGATTTGATCACCAAAAAGAAGAGAATGGTTGTTCTGTTTAGTCACTGGATACTGCATGCCTATGGAATAATCTCAATTTCCAGACTGGATAAACTGGACCAGGACCTGCCACTATTGGCCTTAGTGCCCACTCCAACACTTTTTTATCTGTTAACAGCTAAATATACAGAGCCTTCAAGGATACTGTCAGAAGGTGGCAATGGACATTAA
- the jkamp gene encoding JNK1/MAPK8-associated membrane protein isoform X2 has product MAVLPLVLHWFFIEWYSGKKSSSALFQHVTALLECAVAAIVTLLVNDPIGELKIRSCPVKVLSDWYTMLYNPSPDYITTLHCTQEAVFPLYTIVFIYYAFCLVFMMLLRPLLVKKIACGLGKSDRFKSIYAALYFFPILTVLQAVGGGLLYYAFPYIILVLSLVTLAVYMSASEIQTYKDLITKKKRMVVLFSHWILHAYGIISISRLDKLDQDLPLLALVPTPTLFYLLTAKYTEPSRILSEGGNGH; this is encoded by the exons ATGGCAGTTCTGCCTTTGGTTTTGCACTGGTTCTTTATTGAATGGTACTCAGGCAAAAAAAG TTCCAGTGCTCTTTTTCAGCATGTGACTGCATTACTAGAATGTGCTGTTGCAGCCATTGTCACATTGTTAGTGAATGATCCAATAGGAGAGCTGAAAATTCGGTCCTGCCCTGTGAAGGTGCTATCAGATTGGTATACAATGCTTTATAATCCCAGTCCAGATTATATTACTACACTGCATTGTACACAGGAAGCTGTATTTCCCTT ATACACTATTGTCTTTATATACTATGCCTTTTGTCTCGTTTTCATGATGCTGCTTCGTCCACTGCTGGTAAAAAAGATTGCATGTGGTCTTGGAAAATCAGACCGATTTAAAAGTATTTATGCAGCGCTTTACTTTTTCCCAATTCTTACAGTACTTCAGGCAGTTGGTGGAGGCCTGCTTT ATTATGCTTTTCCATATATAATTCTAGTCTTGTCCTTGGTAACTTTGGCAGTATATATGTCTGCTTCAGAAATACAG ACTTACAAGGATTTGATCACCAAAAAGAAGAGAATGGTTGTTCTGTTTAGTCACTGGATACTGCATGCCTATGGAATAATCTCAATTTCCAGACTGGATAAACTGGACCAGGACCTGCCACTATTGGCCTTAGTGCCCACTCCAACACTTTTTTATCTGTTAACAGCTAAATATACAGAGCCTTCAAGGATACTGTCAGAAGGTGGCAATGGACATTAA